In Veillonellales bacterium, a genomic segment contains:
- a CDS encoding universal stress protein produces the protein MTNFKKILVPFDGSEHAKRALMQAVYLVELCGATLALLHVVDLNKKISTFEQVSTGGYVPGELKEGGYHLLADAIHLVPKEIAVGTIVKIGQPSEVIIDTCKEGQYDLIVMGSRGFGKLKQHFMGSVSQYVLYYANCPVMIVR, from the coding sequence ATGACCAATTTCAAAAAAATATTAGTGCCGTTTGATGGATCGGAACATGCAAAGCGGGCTTTAATGCAGGCTGTTTATCTGGTTGAACTCTGCGGAGCAACGCTGGCCCTTCTGCATGTCGTTGATTTAAACAAAAAAATTTCGACCTTTGAGCAGGTAAGCACCGGCGGCTATGTGCCGGGTGAACTCAAAGAAGGAGGCTATCATCTCCTGGCTGATGCGATACATCTGGTGCCAAAAGAAATAGCAGTGGGAACTATTGTTAAAATCGGACAGCCTTCAGAAGTAATTATTGATACTTGTAAAGAAGGCCAGTATGACCTTATTGTTATGGGCAGTAGAGGATTTGGCAAGTTAAAGCAGCATTTCATGGGAAGCGTGAGTCAATATGTGCTCTATTATGCAAACTGTCCGGTAATGATCGTCCGCTGA
- a CDS encoding ABC transporter substrate-binding protein, which produces MKKMCKKFTFLALFLFLISLLAAGCGSSSQTGQPNAGTVKKDSAAGLTLDALKEKGVLVVGSSNDAPFAYIDANNQQFSGVDAEIIKEVCKRLGIKKVEMKQIPFENLLIELNNGTIDMVTDAMYIKPERLDKALFTDVWYKEGEAVVVKKDSPIQSKEELKDKVVGGQKGTAFLEVAQKWLEAGKVKELKIFSNQSELMMAVNTGKIDACVTDGIVAGYTLKQNSSLNLKILSPYEAEAAGKIGAALRFSDKELLTAVDKTLNDMKQDGTLLKILQQFGLNEDYFVPVDEGKTKNIK; this is translated from the coding sequence ATGAAGAAAATGTGTAAAAAGTTTACTTTTCTAGCTCTTTTTCTCTTTCTGATATCCCTGCTGGCGGCAGGCTGCGGGTCTTCCTCACAGACGGGACAACCCAATGCAGGGACGGTCAAAAAGGATTCCGCTGCCGGTCTTACCCTAGATGCATTAAAAGAAAAAGGAGTATTGGTCGTCGGCTCCTCCAATGACGCTCCCTTTGCCTATATTGATGCCAACAATCAGCAGTTCTCCGGCGTGGATGCTGAAATTATTAAGGAAGTTTGTAAACGTCTTGGCATAAAAAAAGTAGAAATGAAGCAGATTCCTTTTGAAAATCTGCTGATTGAATTAAACAACGGCACGATTGATATGGTTACCGATGCCATGTATATTAAACCGGAAAGATTGGATAAAGCCTTGTTCACCGATGTTTGGTATAAAGAAGGGGAAGCGGTTGTCGTCAAAAAAGATTCTCCGATTCAAAGCAAGGAAGAATTGAAGGATAAAGTAGTCGGTGGTCAGAAAGGAACTGCTTTTCTCGAAGTAGCCCAAAAATGGCTTGAAGCAGGAAAAGTCAAGGAGTTAAAAATCTTCAGCAATCAGTCTGAGCTTATGATGGCGGTGAATACCGGTAAAATCGATGCTTGTGTAACCGATGGCATTGTCGCCGGATATACTTTGAAACAGAATTCCAGCTTGAATTTGAAAATCTTAAGTCCCTACGAAGCAGAAGCTGCCGGCAAAATTGGTGCCGCCTTGCGCTTCTCCGATAAGGAACTGCTGACAGCAGTGGATAAAACCCTCAATGACATGAAACAAGACGGAACGCTGTTGAAAATTCTGCAGCAATTCGGTTTAAATGAAGATTACTTTGTGCCCGTTGATGAGGGAAAAACCAAGAATATAAAATAG
- a CDS encoding aldehyde dehydrogenase family protein: MNKYGLYINGEWVKTGEECAVVNKATGETAAVVAVAGEKEVAAAVDAAENAYKNVKLEPYRRYEILLAASQILLREQKKIAAALSAEVGKPLKDAMTEVARARQTLILSAEEAKRITGDMVPLQGAPACGSRMAFTIRVPVGIVCAITPFNFPLNLACHKIGPALAAGNAVVYKPATATSLSAVLLCEIFAEAGLPAGYLNLVMGPGAKVGDLLIREPRINFYSFTGSPAVGKSLLKNAGFRRVALELGSNSANIVHEDADVKKTAELCARYAFTNAGQVCISCQRVYVHKDIYQQFCQYAAAYTQNLVLGDPLDPRTDIGPMISEQEADRADAWLKEAVAAGANVLTGGKRSGAWFEPTILTDVTADMKVVCQEIFAPIVSFIPYEDIEEAIVQVNHSVYGLQAGVFTNSLAIARTCAEKILVGGVIINDGATFRTDNMPYGGVKESGIGREGPAYAVKEMTEEKLIVFNF, encoded by the coding sequence ATGAACAAATACGGCCTTTACATTAACGGGGAATGGGTGAAAACCGGGGAAGAATGTGCGGTGGTCAATAAAGCGACGGGAGAGACAGCCGCGGTAGTTGCGGTCGCCGGAGAAAAAGAGGTTGCCGCTGCGGTAGATGCGGCGGAAAATGCATATAAAAATGTCAAGCTTGAACCTTACCGCCGCTATGAAATTTTACTTGCCGCCAGCCAAATTCTGCTGCGGGAACAGAAAAAGATCGCGGCTGCTTTGTCGGCCGAAGTGGGAAAACCGTTAAAAGACGCCATGACCGAAGTGGCCCGGGCCCGTCAGACGCTGATTCTTTCGGCGGAGGAAGCGAAAAGGATCACCGGGGACATGGTTCCCCTGCAGGGGGCGCCGGCCTGCGGCAGCCGGATGGCTTTCACAATTCGCGTTCCTGTGGGCATTGTGTGCGCCATTACTCCCTTTAATTTCCCCTTGAATCTGGCCTGCCATAAAATCGGCCCTGCTTTGGCTGCCGGCAATGCCGTGGTGTATAAACCGGCGACAGCCACTTCCCTGTCTGCCGTTCTGCTGTGTGAAATTTTCGCCGAGGCCGGTCTGCCGGCCGGGTATTTGAATCTTGTTATGGGCCCGGGGGCGAAAGTCGGCGATCTTTTAATCCGGGAGCCGCGGATTAATTTCTACAGCTTTACCGGCAGCCCGGCTGTCGGCAAGTCTTTGTTAAAAAATGCAGGTTTTCGCCGCGTTGCCCTTGAACTTGGCTCCAATTCTGCCAATATTGTCCATGAGGATGCCGATGTGAAGAAGACGGCTGAATTATGTGCCCGGTATGCTTTTACCAATGCCGGACAGGTATGCATTTCCTGTCAGCGGGTCTATGTACATAAGGACATCTATCAGCAATTTTGTCAATATGCAGCTGCCTATACGCAAAACCTGGTGCTGGGCGATCCCCTTGATCCCCGGACCGATATCGGTCCGATGATCAGCGAGCAGGAAGCTGATCGCGCCGACGCCTGGCTAAAGGAGGCTGTTGCGGCAGGAGCCAACGTGCTGACCGGCGGCAAGCGAAGCGGCGCCTGGTTTGAGCCGACAATTTTAACCGATGTGACCGCGGATATGAAAGTGGTCTGTCAGGAAATTTTTGCACCGATCGTTTCTTTCATTCCTTATGAGGACATTGAAGAGGCTATTGTACAAGTCAATCATTCCGTTTACGGACTACAGGCAGGGGTATTCACGAATTCTTTGGCGATTGCCAGGACCTGTGCGGAAAAAATTCTGGTGGGCGGCGTAATTATTAATGACGGCGCTACGTTCCGGACAGATAATATGCCTTATGGCGGTGTGAAGGAGAGCGGTATCGGCCGGGAAGGTCCCGCCTATGCCGTCAAAGAAATGACCGAGGAAAAACTCATCGTCTTTAATTTTTAA
- the gabT gene encoding 4-aminobutyrate--2-oxoglutarate transaminase — MTKTEALLKRKQAAVANGIASSTSVFVEKARGAVITDVEGREYLDFYAGVGVLNIGHCPPPVVAAIKKQADKYIHSFFAVAMYEPYVALAEKMNELAPGTTPKKTMFANSGAEAVENAVKIARQATKKTGIIAFESAFHGRTFMTMGLTSKVKPYKFGFGPLPSEIYKVPSAYCYRCHYRSTYPGCGLHCLENFERFFTAEIDAEHIAAMIIEPVQGEGGFIVPPPEFLPGLKSICEKQGILLIIDEVQTGFARSGKMFAIENWGVEPDIMTTAKSIAAGVPLSAVTGKAAIMDVPGPGNIGGTYGGNPLACAAGLETLKYIEDNQLCRRAKDIGNITMTRLKALQEQCNAIGDVRGIGAMIGIELVKDRQTKEPNKEMTGKVIKCCLEKGLILIGAGIFSNVIRLLIPLVVTDEQLDRGLTILEQSILQVAAE; from the coding sequence ATGACTAAAACGGAAGCGCTATTAAAGCGAAAGCAGGCCGCTGTAGCCAACGGCATTGCCAGTTCTACTTCTGTTTTTGTGGAAAAAGCCAGGGGGGCGGTGATTACCGATGTGGAAGGCAGAGAATATCTGGATTTCTATGCCGGTGTAGGCGTTTTGAATATTGGCCACTGTCCGCCGCCGGTTGTGGCGGCGATAAAAAAACAAGCCGATAAATATATCCATTCCTTCTTCGCAGTGGCTATGTATGAACCATATGTGGCCCTGGCGGAAAAAATGAATGAGCTTGCTCCCGGCACAACGCCGAAAAAAACAATGTTTGCCAACAGCGGGGCCGAAGCCGTGGAAAATGCCGTCAAGATTGCCCGCCAGGCGACAAAAAAGACCGGCATTATTGCCTTTGAGAGTGCCTTTCATGGCAGGACGTTTATGACAATGGGGCTGACAAGCAAGGTGAAACCTTATAAATTCGGCTTTGGGCCTTTGCCGTCTGAAATTTATAAAGTACCCTCCGCCTATTGCTATCGCTGTCATTACCGGTCTACTTATCCGGGATGCGGCCTGCATTGCCTGGAAAATTTCGAACGGTTTTTTACCGCGGAAATTGATGCTGAGCATATCGCAGCCATGATTATTGAGCCGGTCCAAGGGGAAGGCGGTTTTATCGTTCCACCGCCGGAATTTTTGCCCGGACTTAAATCGATTTGCGAAAAGCAGGGCATACTGCTGATTATTGATGAGGTGCAAACCGGTTTTGCCCGCTCCGGGAAAATGTTTGCCATAGAAAATTGGGGCGTGGAGCCGGATATCATGACTACGGCAAAATCTATTGCGGCCGGTGTTCCCTTAAGCGCTGTTACCGGTAAAGCGGCGATTATGGATGTACCGGGCCCCGGAAATATCGGCGGCACCTATGGCGGCAATCCGCTGGCCTGTGCGGCGGGACTGGAAACACTGAAATATATCGAAGACAATCAGCTTTGCCGGCGGGCTAAGGACATCGGCAATATAACCATGACACGTCTTAAGGCTTTGCAGGAGCAGTGCAATGCCATCGGCGATGTCAGAGGGATTGGCGCAATGATTGGCATCGAACTGGTTAAGGACCGTCAAACGAAAGAACCGAATAAAGAAATGACGGGTAAAGTTATCAAATGCTGTTTGGAAAAAGGTTTGATATTGATTGGCGCCGGTATTTTCAGTAATGTGATCCGTCTGCTGATTCCCCTGGTTGTGACCGACGAGCAATTAGACAGAGGACTTACCATCCTTGAACAAAGTATATTGCAGGTGGCGGCAGAATAA
- a CDS encoding SDR family NAD(P)-dependent oxidoreductase: MQDAKEKYTVITGASSGIGYATAKAFAKRGENLIVIARRIKNLERLKSEIADENPALKVVIKTVDLSLSENVYRLYQELNEFEIKTWINNAGFGNYDSVAHQDVKKIETMLHVNVEALTIFSTLYVQDYQNVRGTQLINISSAGGYTIVPTAVTYCAAKFYVSTFTEGLAKELQEANAELQAKVLAPAATKTEFGKVANDVNEYDYDKLFGTYHTSEQMAGFLLQLYDSDKIVGAVDRETFKFRLLEPQFPYAGSSAHNQKV, translated from the coding sequence ATGCAAGATGCAAAGGAAAAGTATACGGTAATCACCGGGGCCAGTTCCGGCATTGGATATGCGACCGCAAAAGCTTTCGCAAAACGGGGTGAAAATCTGATTGTCATTGCTCGGCGCATAAAGAACCTTGAACGTCTTAAAAGCGAAATAGCAGACGAAAATCCCGCATTAAAGGTGGTAATCAAAACAGTTGATTTGTCTTTAAGCGAAAATGTTTATAGGTTGTATCAGGAATTGAATGAATTTGAGATTAAAACATGGATTAACAACGCCGGATTCGGGAATTACGACAGCGTAGCCCATCAGGACGTAAAAAAAATCGAGACAATGCTTCACGTAAACGTTGAAGCCCTGACAATCTTTTCAACACTTTATGTTCAAGATTATCAGAATGTTAGAGGAACGCAACTTATCAATATTTCCTCTGCGGGTGGTTATACAATCGTTCCAACAGCAGTTACTTATTGTGCAGCAAAATTTTACGTGAGCACATTCACTGAAGGCCTGGCAAAAGAGCTGCAGGAAGCAAATGCTGAGTTGCAGGCAAAGGTTTTGGCACCTGCGGCGACGAAAACAGAGTTTGGAAAAGTGGCCAACGACGTGAATGAGTATGATTATGATAAATTATTTGGAACTTATCATACCAGCGAGCAAATGGCAGGATTTTTGCTTCAACTGTATGACAGTGACAAAATAGTGGGAGCCGTCGATAGGGAAACCTTTAAATTTCGTTTATTGGAACCGCAGTTTCCTTACGCTGGCAGTTCCGCTCACAATCAAAAAGTTTAA
- a CDS encoding amino acid ABC transporter ATP-binding protein, producing the protein MFNIYKLEKKFDELEVLKNISMYIEDGEVVCIIGPSGSGKSTFLRCLNLLEIPTGGKMYYKGTLLDADLNRKMLRKEVGMVFQKFNLFPMFTVLKNITYAPIHINKMKREAARDLAMDLLEKVGLADKANVYPPTLSGGQQQRVAIARALAMQPKMLLFDEPTSALDPELVGDVLTVMKQLAADGMTMVVVTHEMGFARDVADRVIFMDKGYIVEEGKPDKIFNHPEHQRTKEFLARVL; encoded by the coding sequence GTGTTTAATATCTATAAGCTTGAAAAAAAATTTGATGAGCTGGAAGTATTAAAGAATATCAGTATGTATATTGAGGATGGCGAAGTGGTCTGTATCATCGGCCCATCCGGCTCCGGGAAAAGTACGTTTCTTCGCTGCCTAAACCTGCTTGAAATACCAACAGGCGGGAAGATGTATTATAAGGGTACGCTGCTTGATGCCGATTTGAACCGTAAAATGCTGCGCAAAGAAGTGGGCATGGTTTTTCAGAAATTTAATTTGTTTCCCATGTTTACCGTATTAAAGAATATTACTTATGCGCCGATCCATATCAACAAAATGAAACGGGAAGCGGCCCGGGACCTGGCCATGGATTTATTGGAAAAAGTCGGGCTGGCGGATAAAGCCAACGTATATCCGCCGACACTTTCCGGCGGGCAGCAGCAGCGGGTGGCCATTGCCCGTGCTCTGGCGATGCAACCAAAGATGCTGTTGTTCGACGAACCTACCTCGGCTCTTGACCCGGAACTGGTGGGAGATGTGCTGACGGTTATGAAGCAATTAGCCGCCGACGGCATGACCATGGTAGTAGTAACTCATGAAATGGGCTTTGCCCGGGATGTTGCCGACCGTGTAATCTTCATGGACAAAGGATATATTGTGGAGGAAGGCAAACCGGACAAAATATTCAACCATCCGGAGCATCAAAGAACAAAAGAGTTCCTGGCGAGAGTGTTGTAA
- a CDS encoding type II toxin-antitoxin system YafQ family toxin, whose product MKYTVKFTSKFKKDYKLAIKRGYPIKLLEETVSLLANKKALPEKYVDHALSGNWTAYRECHIQGDWLLVYRIENDVLVLTLARTGTHADLFGK is encoded by the coding sequence ATGAAATACACCGTCAAATTCACCTCGAAATTCAAAAAGGATTACAAACTTGCTATCAAGCGGGGATATCCGATTAAGCTCTTGGAGGAAACCGTTTCGTTGCTTGCCAATAAAAAAGCTCTTCCCGAAAAGTATGTGGATCATGCTTTGTCCGGCAATTGGACGGCATACCGGGAATGTCACATTCAAGGGGACTGGCTGTTGGTTTATCGGATCGAGAATGATGTGCTTGTTCTGACCTTGGCCCGTACCGGCACCCACGCAGATTTATTTGGAAAATGA
- a CDS encoding type II toxin-antitoxin system RelB/DinJ family antitoxin has translation MADTNTTNISIRMDADLKAQADALFAELGMNLSTAFNIFVRQSLREGRIPFDISLNQPNAETIAALLEAERIAKDPNVKGYTDLDQLLADLKK, from the coding sequence ATGGCTGATACGAATACCACTAATATCAGCATCCGCATGGATGCGGATTTAAAAGCGCAGGCCGATGCCCTTTTCGCAGAATTGGGGATGAACCTCTCAACGGCGTTCAATATCTTTGTACGTCAGTCACTTCGTGAGGGACGGATTCCTTTTGATATTTCGCTCAATCAGCCGAATGCCGAAACGATCGCGGCGTTGCTGGAGGCGGAAAGGATTGCAAAAGATCCGAATGTGAAAGGGTATACTGACTTGGATCAGCTTCTCGCAGACCTGAAAAAATGA
- a CDS encoding PucR family transcriptional regulator ligand-binding domain-containing protein, which produces MVSCREIVTLSSLHKSELVAGKNGLDRLVRWVHFIDLPDVIPWVQGGELLIITGIGLEGDSSRLTGLVQGLIRKKLAGLIVNLGPYIQEIPAPVLELADKAGFPIFSLPWEVKLVEVTREICSYIVLKQTEKRSVSDFFEQLLLQPVEDADRLIQRAAVYGYALNKPQQVAVLNPSRLPQHIEQEKIHDEHKLVSLKTQIEQYVRDSLTIRGKKILSMLWMGTVVLLLPADKKTDNSRHNVALVADIVECLNKKFDGLGFVASLGGRAETLYEVQQSYSQANKVLWLAESNATAKSVYAYEQVGIYKLLFEIPAEKLREYYLDVIEPLNQYDSKYKMELTASLFAFFEENGNVVKTAKRLFVHRNTLDYRLKKIEEITGRSLNHPYDRLTLQLGVIVGTQLKQRIQLDTLS; this is translated from the coding sequence ATGGTCAGCTGCCGTGAAATCGTTACGTTGTCATCTTTGCATAAAAGTGAACTTGTAGCCGGGAAAAACGGCCTGGACCGTTTGGTGCGCTGGGTTCATTTTATTGATCTGCCGGATGTCATTCCCTGGGTGCAGGGCGGGGAACTGCTCATCATAACCGGCATCGGCTTAGAAGGTGACAGCAGCCGGCTGACCGGATTGGTGCAGGGGCTGATTAGGAAAAAATTGGCCGGACTCATTGTTAATCTCGGACCCTATATTCAGGAAATCCCTGCTCCGGTACTTGAACTTGCCGATAAAGCCGGCTTTCCTATTTTTTCACTTCCCTGGGAAGTGAAGCTGGTGGAAGTTACTCGGGAGATCTGCAGCTATATTGTATTAAAGCAGACCGAGAAGCGTTCTGTCAGCGACTTTTTTGAACAACTGCTGCTGCAGCCGGTGGAAGACGCCGATCGACTGATTCAGCGGGCCGCCGTATACGGTTATGCTTTAAACAAGCCCCAGCAGGTGGCTGTTTTGAATCCATCCCGGCTGCCTCAGCATATTGAACAGGAGAAAATTCACGATGAGCACAAGCTGGTATCTCTCAAAACACAGATAGAGCAATATGTGAGAGACAGCTTGACCATCCGGGGGAAAAAGATTTTGTCGATGCTTTGGATGGGCACTGTCGTGCTGCTGCTGCCCGCCGATAAAAAAACGGACAATTCTCGTCACAATGTGGCACTGGTGGCCGATATTGTGGAATGCCTAAATAAAAAATTTGACGGGCTGGGCTTTGTCGCTAGTCTGGGAGGGAGGGCCGAAACATTGTATGAGGTGCAGCAAAGCTATTCCCAGGCCAACAAGGTTCTGTGGCTCGCTGAATCCAATGCTACGGCAAAATCCGTCTATGCCTATGAACAGGTAGGCATTTACAAATTGCTGTTTGAAATTCCGGCGGAAAAACTTCGTGAATATTATCTGGATGTTATTGAACCGCTGAATCAATACGACAGTAAATATAAAATGGAGTTAACGGCCAGTCTGTTTGCTTTTTTTGAAGAAAACGGCAATGTGGTCAAGACGGCAAAACGATTGTTTGTCCATCGCAATACCCTGGACTACCGGCTGAAAAAAATTGAGGAAATAACCGGCCGCAGCCTGAATCATCCGTATGACCGCTTAACATTGCAGCTGGGTGTGATTGTCGGCACCCAGTTAAAGCAGAGAATTCAGCTGGACACGCTTTCCTGA
- a CDS encoding AraC family transcriptional regulator, which produces MGKKAGLVRFIKYPELSNLGIVHGKNISHSLLRHAHSTFCVTAIIKGARKCSGRDNDFIIAREKVTLMGPGVVHACQSQTERYSYVTVCVNPSSIHEALERLDRPACVNLDMPLTGVDDHALYSSVVSLAMSIEYFVSDLAVETEYYNFIGSLLPYFSNQKLIPAVFGRNDKMVNTVCEYVTDNYDQNISLREICRLVNLSPFYLTRIFSETVGVPPHLFLNLVRIRKAKSLLGSWPSLTDVAAKVGFFDQSHFIRTFKKIVGMTPKEYKQGITQG; this is translated from the coding sequence ATGGGGAAAAAAGCAGGACTCGTCAGATTTATAAAATATCCGGAATTATCGAATCTTGGAATTGTCCATGGAAAGAATATTTCCCATTCCTTGCTGCGACATGCCCATAGTACATTTTGTGTCACTGCGATCATAAAGGGTGCAAGAAAATGTTCAGGCAGAGATAATGATTTTATTATTGCCAGGGAAAAGGTGACACTAATGGGACCGGGAGTTGTTCATGCCTGCCAATCTCAGACAGAAAGATATAGCTATGTTACGGTCTGTGTCAATCCAAGTTCTATTCATGAAGCATTAGAACGGCTGGATAGACCGGCGTGCGTAAATCTGGATATGCCACTTACCGGCGTGGATGATCATGCTTTATATAGCTCAGTTGTTTCTCTGGCCATGAGTATTGAGTACTTTGTCAGCGATTTAGCGGTAGAAACAGAGTATTATAACTTTATCGGTTCGCTTCTTCCTTATTTTTCGAATCAAAAGCTGATTCCCGCTGTTTTTGGACGTAACGATAAAATGGTCAATACAGTTTGCGAATACGTAACCGATAACTATGATCAAAACATTTCGCTTAGGGAAATATGCCGGCTTGTTAATTTAAGCCCATTTTATTTAACGCGAATTTTCAGTGAAACTGTTGGGGTACCGCCGCATCTTTTTCTGAATTTGGTTAGGATTCGCAAAGCAAAGTCGCTGTTGGGTTCTTGGCCCTCTTTGACCGACGTGGCAGCAAAAGTGGGCTTTTTCGACCAAAGTCACTTTATTCGAACGTTTAAAAAAATTGTCGGGATGACTCCGAAGGAATATAAACAGGGAATTACCCAAGGCTAG
- a CDS encoding MerR family transcriptional regulator — protein sequence MNYSIGEFSKLTNISIYTLRYYEKESLITPDRKKNGRRMYSENDAKWVEFIKRLKDTGMPIKEIKRYAALRAMGNPTLRERMSMLITHRSALGKKFSQSQAHLQKLDEKITFYQSEIEHIYQPDHS from the coding sequence ATGAATTATTCGATTGGAGAGTTTTCTAAATTAACAAATATTAGTATATATACTTTGCGTTACTATGAAAAAGAATCTTTGATTACTCCAGATCGTAAAAAAAACGGTCGACGCATGTACTCGGAAAACGATGCAAAATGGGTTGAGTTTATCAAACGCTTGAAGGATACCGGCATGCCTATCAAGGAAATCAAGAGATATGCTGCGCTGCGGGCTATGGGTAATCCTACACTCCGTGAACGTATGTCCATGTTAATAACGCATCGATCGGCTTTGGGGAAAAAATTTTCTCAGTCCCAAGCGCACTTACAAAAATTGGACGAAAAAATTACCTTTTATCAATCTGAAATAGAGCACATATACCAGCCCGATCATTCTTAA
- a CDS encoding amino acid ABC transporter permease has product MNPLSQLHFSKAAELLIPSLINGLGVVVQATIFGFLLATVLGLIIAIGRLSRIKAVQGCLYLFLELIRGTPLLVQLVYIYYVVPLLCNLLAEMFGYKTDVQISSLTAGIFGLGINYGCYMSEVIRASILSIDQGQTEAALVLGFGKYQALLRIVMPQALRSIIPSLGNYLVMMVKDTSLLAYVAVNELLLRTQNFASQTFLTIESYSYLALAYLVISVPLSHLVKFIEYRLNRK; this is encoded by the coding sequence ATGAATCCTTTAAGCCAATTGCATTTTTCCAAAGCAGCAGAACTATTAATCCCTTCTCTCATCAACGGCCTGGGAGTTGTTGTTCAAGCTACGATCTTCGGATTTTTGCTGGCGACGGTGTTAGGATTAATAATTGCCATAGGCAGACTTTCCAGGATTAAAGCCGTTCAGGGCTGTTTATATCTTTTCTTGGAACTGATCCGCGGTACGCCATTATTAGTACAGCTTGTTTATATCTATTACGTGGTGCCTTTATTATGCAATCTGCTTGCCGAAATGTTCGGCTATAAGACCGATGTACAGATATCATCGCTGACAGCAGGTATTTTTGGCCTTGGCATTAATTACGGGTGCTACATGTCGGAAGTTATTCGGGCCTCCATCCTTTCCATTGATCAGGGGCAGACGGAAGCGGCCCTGGTTTTAGGGTTTGGGAAATATCAGGCGTTGCTCCGTATCGTTATGCCTCAAGCCTTGCGCAGCATTATCCCGTCCCTGGGCAATTACCTGGTTATGATGGTCAAAGACACATCGCTGCTGGCCTATGTTGCCGTAAACGAGCTTTTGCTGCGCACCCAGAATTTTGCCTCCCAGACCTTTTTGACGATTGAGTCTTATTCTTATTTGGCTCTGGCGTATTTAGTTATTAGCGTGCCTTTATCCCATTTAGTGAAATTTATTGAATATCGACTGAACCGGAAATAA
- a CDS encoding cupin domain-containing protein, with translation MEERIIEQFCTGKVACLSKTVQSEALDWNDHPSFQGVALKHLVRGEDTNGQFSAHLVRVMAGCEIGQHTHPGKWELHEVVAGNGYGELLDKKIEYNAGTVTVLPADMQHRVVAGNESLYILAKFVPALV, from the coding sequence ATGGAAGAACGTATCATTGAACAGTTTTGTACTGGTAAAGTAGCTTGCCTAAGTAAAACAGTACAAAGTGAGGCATTAGATTGGAACGATCACCCGTCATTTCAGGGAGTTGCATTGAAACATTTGGTCAGGGGCGAGGATACAAACGGCCAGTTCAGCGCTCATTTGGTGAGGGTGATGGCAGGCTGCGAAATCGGGCAGCATACCCATCCTGGAAAGTGGGAGCTGCATGAGGTTGTTGCCGGGAACGGGTATGGTGAGCTCTTAGACAAAAAAATTGAATATAATGCCGGGACGGTTACAGTTTTACCGGCGGATATGCAGCATAGAGTAGTAGCAGGTAATGAGAGTTTATATATTTTAGCGAAGTTTGTTCCGGCTTTAGTATGA